The nucleotide window CGTAGAATGCACAACTTTCTTTTTTTACCCATAAAAGTTACCTCCAAATCATCTTACTCTATTATACAAGCAATCATTTCACAATATTGTTACATACTTTTATATATCTTGTATCAATTTGTCCCTATCATTTCTATAAATTGGTCTTCATTAATAATATTTACTCCTAATTTTTCTGCTTTTTGTAACTTGGATCCTGCTTCGGCACCTGCTACAACATAATGGGTGTTTTTACTGACACTGGAGGTAACTTTTCCTCCTCTTTCTTCTATGAGATCACCGGCTTGTTTTCGAGTAAGATGGAGTAAAGTACCCGTCAACACAAAGTTTAATCCTTCAAAGAGATCATTTCTTTTTTCCTCTGCCTGACTTATTTCCATAACCACTCCTGCCGTTTTTAATCTCTCAATGATCTTTTGATTTTCCTCTTCTGAGAAAAATGCAACAATATTTTCTGCCATTTTTTCTCCTATATCCTTTATCTGTGTTAAATCTTCTACTTTTGCTCTAAATAAATTGTCTATATTCTTATATTCCTCTGCTAAGACCTTGGCTCCTCTTTCTCCTACAAAGGGTATACCCATAGCAAAAATAAGCCTAGCCAATCCACTTTCTTTGGATTTTTCTATAGACTTTAGCAAATTGTCAGTGGATTTCTCCCCCATTCTCTCTAACTGCATAAGTTTGTTTTTCTCTAAATAATATATGTCACTGGGATCCTTAATTAGACTATTTTCTAATAATTGGGTCACCACAGCAGGTCCTAGGCCTTCAATGTCCATGGCATTGCGGGAGACAAAATGTATAATTCCCCGTCTTACCATAGCAGGACAGGCTACATTGGTACATTTAATAGCAGCTTCTCCTTCTACCCTATGGGTATGGGCACCACATACTGGGCAATGCTTTGGCATGGTAAATTTTCTTTCTTCTCCTATTCTATCCTCTATAACTACACGTACTACTTCGGGAATAATATCCCCTGCTTTTTTTACAATCACCTGATCCCCAATACGAATATCCCTAGCTTGAATATAATCTTCGTTATGAAGGGTAGCTCTGCTGACAATAGTACCGGCTAAACTTACAGGCTCTAGTATTGCTGCAGGAGTTAGGACACCAGTTCTGCCTACCTGTACCTCAACATCTAGCAATTTGGTCTTTTTTTCTTCTGCTGGAAATTTAAAGGCTATAGCCCACCTCGGGCTCTTAGAGGTGGCTCCCAGCTTCTCCCTTTGGGCTAGATTGTTCACTTTAATGACCAGTCCATCAATCTCAAAGGGCAAATCTTGCCTATGATCACTCCAGTAGTGACATTTTTCTATAATTTCATCAATTCCTTTACATAGAAAATATTCACTGACCTTTAGACCTGTGCCCTTTAAATAGTCCAAAGTTTCACTATGGGAGGTAAAACCTTTATCTTCTATATTCTCTAAATTAAAGATAAAGGCGTCTAGAGGCCTAATGGCAGCCAGCTTTGGATCCAACTGCCTGATAGATCCTGCTGCAGCATTTCTAGGGTTGGCAAAAAGGGGTTCTCCGTTCTTTTCTCTATTGGCATTTAATGTGAGAAAATCTGCTTTAGAAATAAAGATTTCTCCTCTTACTTCCAGAGTTGCTTTTTCCTTTAATCTTAAAGGTATGGAATAAATGGTTCTTAAATTGGAAGTAACATCTTCCCCTACAAAACCATCTCCCCGAGTAGCTCCTCGTACAAATCTTCCCT belongs to Irregularibacter muris and includes:
- the ligA gene encoding NAD-dependent DNA ligase LigA encodes the protein MMNEFEKASEQVEQLRKEIEHHNHQYYVLDQPEIQDFEYDQLMQELITLEEKYPELLSSDSPTQRVGGIALEAFPKVEYNIPKLSLANAFNDSDLRNFHHRVVSSIGEDVEYVLEYKFDGLTVVLNFEEGRFVRGATRGDGFVGEDVTSNLRTIYSIPLRLKEKATLEVRGEIFISKADFLTLNANREKNGEPLFANPRNAAAGSIRQLDPKLAAIRPLDAFIFNLENIEDKGFTSHSETLDYLKGTGLKVSEYFLCKGIDEIIEKCHYWSDHRQDLPFEIDGLVIKVNNLAQREKLGATSKSPRWAIAFKFPAEEKKTKLLDVEVQVGRTGVLTPAAILEPVSLAGTIVSRATLHNEDYIQARDIRIGDQVIVKKAGDIIPEVVRVVIEDRIGEERKFTMPKHCPVCGAHTHRVEGEAAIKCTNVACPAMVRRGIIHFVSRNAMDIEGLGPAVVTQLLENSLIKDPSDIYYLEKNKLMQLERMGEKSTDNLLKSIEKSKESGLARLIFAMGIPFVGERGAKVLAEEYKNIDNLFRAKVEDLTQIKDIGEKMAENIVAFFSEEENQKIIERLKTAGVVMEISQAEEKRNDLFEGLNFVLTGTLLHLTRKQAGDLIEERGGKVTSSVSKNTHYVVAGAEAGSKLQKAEKLGVNIINEDQFIEMIGTN